A single genomic interval of Chitinophaga sp. 180180018-3 harbors:
- a CDS encoding right-handed parallel beta-helix repeat-containing protein, whose protein sequence is MRITLISFLLLVLNNRCFGQTDTVQINVTDYNIHPGSRLNIEPVIRTLLAENRNGRYLKLVFPRGRYDFWPHEETGELFKASVAFDIRDRSGVCIDGQGSTFVFHGRMMPFRVLNAADVTLRNFSIDWDRPFMSQAEIVQCGDDFLDLKIDENVYPYEIENDTLYFTGEGWRSKIGGSYNNIFNAGNKDLVYQTRDNPLGKLSDATATSLGKGLVRLHFRPAMKPAPGTLIALYHGYYITDGIQLMQSRRLWLEQINIYHTLSCGVIAFKSEDITLKQVNIIANEKKNRVFSTVADATHFNGCKGRIVIDGCTVTGAGDDFINIHGMYAQVAKVLNDHEVLLAPDGRYVGFEPGDKAWRVDTATMQRWHGLSVAGQEAVWENGRVTGYRLTFTSNITGMLNSGDLLESADRNPDVEITNCRVMKRNRARGILVTSAGKVRISNNYFNTAGAAILIEGDRHLWYESGAVRDVAIENNVFENCYTSGNNIKEAPWGWGEGVISITPFITPKDVTSPAYHHNIRITGNTFRHYDYALLYARSVDTLVFSSNRMIYTNTYPPFYRKVNVYLDGCRHVSIGNNTFDAAFPGRNVWIEHMKPKDLRQSGSGRLSVSSL, encoded by the coding sequence ATGAGAATTACATTGATATCTTTTTTATTACTGGTCCTTAACAATAGGTGTTTCGGACAAACGGATACTGTTCAGATAAACGTAACAGATTATAACATCCATCCTGGCAGCCGGCTTAATATAGAGCCGGTGATCAGGACGCTGTTAGCCGAAAACAGGAACGGGCGCTACCTGAAACTGGTTTTTCCCCGCGGCAGGTACGACTTTTGGCCGCATGAAGAAACGGGGGAGTTGTTCAAAGCGTCCGTTGCGTTTGATATCCGCGACAGGTCGGGTGTATGCATCGACGGTCAGGGATCAACATTTGTATTTCATGGAAGAATGATGCCGTTCAGGGTATTGAATGCAGCGGATGTAACACTCCGGAATTTCAGCATCGACTGGGACCGGCCTTTTATGTCGCAGGCAGAGATTGTGCAATGCGGCGATGACTTTTTGGATCTGAAGATAGACGAAAACGTATATCCGTACGAGATAGAGAACGATACACTTTACTTCACGGGCGAGGGCTGGAGAAGTAAGATTGGTGGCAGTTATAATAATATCTTTAATGCAGGTAATAAAGACCTCGTATACCAGACCCGCGATAATCCTTTGGGGAAACTTTCAGATGCCACGGCTACATCGCTCGGGAAAGGACTGGTACGACTGCATTTCCGGCCTGCAATGAAGCCGGCTCCCGGAACGCTGATCGCGCTTTATCACGGCTATTACATCACCGATGGTATACAGCTGATGCAGAGCCGCCGGCTGTGGCTGGAGCAAATCAACATTTACCATACCCTGAGTTGCGGGGTCATTGCTTTCAAAAGTGAAGACATCACCCTGAAGCAGGTGAATATCATAGCCAATGAAAAGAAAAATCGTGTATTCAGTACCGTAGCCGACGCCACGCACTTTAATGGTTGTAAAGGCCGCATTGTGATCGACGGATGCACGGTCACCGGCGCCGGCGATGATTTTATCAATATACATGGTATGTATGCCCAGGTAGCCAAAGTACTGAACGATCATGAAGTGCTGCTGGCGCCGGATGGAAGGTACGTAGGCTTTGAGCCCGGTGATAAAGCCTGGCGGGTGGATACGGCTACGATGCAGCGCTGGCATGGTTTATCCGTGGCAGGGCAGGAGGCTGTATGGGAAAACGGCAGGGTTACAGGATACCGGCTTACTTTCACCAGCAATATCACCGGTATGCTCAATAGTGGCGATCTGCTGGAAAGTGCAGACAGGAACCCGGATGTGGAGATCACCAATTGCCGCGTGATGAAGCGCAACCGCGCAAGGGGGATACTGGTAACCAGCGCAGGCAAAGTGCGCATATCCAATAACTACTTCAATACTGCGGGTGCGGCCATCCTCATTGAAGGCGACCGGCACCTGTGGTATGAATCAGGTGCAGTGAGGGACGTAGCTATTGAAAACAATGTTTTTGAGAACTGTTATACTTCCGGCAATAATATAAAGGAGGCGCCCTGGGGCTGGGGAGAAGGCGTTATTTCCATTACACCTTTTATCACTCCGAAAGATGTAACCTCTCCGGCGTACCATCACAACATCCGCATCACTGGTAATACTTTCCGGCATTACGACTATGCGTTGCTGTACGCCCGTTCTGTAGATACGCTGGTGTTTTCATCTAACAGGATGATATATACGAATACCTATCCG